One genomic segment of Mangifera indica cultivar Alphonso chromosome 6, CATAS_Mindica_2.1, whole genome shotgun sequence includes these proteins:
- the LOC123218681 gene encoding chitin elicitor receptor kinase 1-like isoform X2, with product MRELESKFTFFMLIFVWASGVESKCSKGCDLALASYYIWNGTNLKFIADLFDTKIENILSFNPDVPDKDKVQIGSRIDVPFNCNCIEKQFLGHRFAYHINTGDSYSKIGEKYYANLTTVAWLTDSNIYDANNIPNVDTTIDVIVNCSCGDKKVSKEYGLFVTYPLRPGENLTSIANQSGVPSELLQKYNPSSDFSSGSGLVYIPGRDQTGNFPRLKISTGISSGVIAGIAVGVAGVLFLAFCLCAGFYKRKKGMEVSFLPEASKAPGSGRTTRKASETTALVASPGLTSITVDKSVEFSYEELAKATNDFSMANKIGQGGFGAVYYGELRGEKAAIKKMEMRASKEFYAELKILTNVHHLNLVRLMGYCADGSLFLVYEFIENGDLSQHLRGSDKEPLPWSTRMQIALDSATGLEYIHEHTVPVYIHRDIKSANILLDKNFRAKVGDFGLTKLTKSEDKSSVTKHPIGTIGYMSPEYFQYGEVSPKVDVYAFGVVLFEIISAKGAIMKRNEALTQPTALVALFEDVLSQPDPGEDLRKLVDLRLGDNYPLDSILKMAQLARACTEADPQLRPSMREIVVVLTTLSSETKEWNVSTFRKNKAMLNLMSGK from the exons ATGAGAGAACTTGaatcaaaatttacattttttatgcTAATCTTCGTGTGGGCGAGTGGGGTTGAATCTAAGTGCAGCAAAGGATGTGATCTTGCTTTAGCTTCATACTACATATGGAATGgaacaaatttaaaattcatagCAGATTTGTTTGATACTAAGATAGAGAACATTCTAAGCTTCAATCCTGATGTGCCTGACAAAGACAAAGTCCAGATTGGTTCAAGAATCGATGTTCCTTTCAATTGCAATTGCATTGAGAAACAATTTCTTGGTCACAGATTTGCATATCACATAAACACTGGTGACAGTTACAGCAAGATTGGTGAGAAATACTATGCAAATCTTACCACAGTTGCATGGCTGACAGATTCTAATATTTATGATGCGAATAATATACCGAATGTTGATACAACCATAGATGTTATTGTGAATTGTTCTTGTGGAGACAAGAAAGTTTCAAAGGAGTATGGGCTGTTTGTGACTTACCCTCTTAGGCCTGGTGAGAATTTGACAAGCATTGCTAATCAGTCTGGCGTTCCTTCAGAGTTGTTGCAGAAGTATAATCCCAGTTCGGATTTTAGCAGTGGAAGTGGTTTGGTTTATATTCCAGGAAGAG ATCAAACTGGAAACTTCCCACGACTAAAGATAAG CACAG GAATTTCAAGCGGGGTTATTGCTGGCATAGCTGTAGGAGTTGCTGGTGTTCTATTTCTGGCATTTTGTCTATGTGCTGGGttttataaaaggaaaaagggCATGGAGGTGTCATTTCTCCCAGAAGCATCAAAAGCGCCTG GTTCCGGAAGAACTACACGAAAAGCTTCAGAAACAACTGCACTTGTTGCTTCTCCTGGGCTCACAAGTATTACGGTGGACAAATCCGTGGAGTTCTCCTATGAAGAGCTCGCCAAGGCTACTAATGACTTTAGTATGGCTAATAAGATTGGACAAGGTGGCTTTGGAGCTGTTTACTATGGAGAACTAAGAGGCGAG AAAGCTGCAATCAAGAAGATGGAAATGAGAGCATCAAAAGAATTTTATGCTGAACTCAAGATTTTGACTAATGTTCATCATTTGAACCTG GTGCGCCTAATGGGATATTGCGCTGATGGCTCTTTGTTTTTGGTCTATGAGTTCATTGAGAATGGAGATCTAAGTCAGCATTTACGAGGTTCAGACAAGGAGCCATTGCCCTGGTCAACTAGAATGCAAATTGCCTTAGATTCAGCCACAGGACTTGAATATATCCATGAACATACTGTTCCTGTCTACATTCATCGTGATATCAAATCGGCAAACATATTATTAGACAAAAACTTTCGGGCAAAG GTAGGTGATTTTGGATTAACTAAACTGACTAAATCTGAAGACAAGTCATCGGTCACAAAACACCCTATTGGTACAATTGGATACATGTCTCCTGA GTATTTTCAATATGGCGAAGTTTCTCCCAAGGTAGATGTGTATGCTTTCGGCGTTGTTCTCTTTGAAATTATCTCTGCCAAGGGAGCTATTATGAAGAGAAATGAAGCCCTAACTCAACCTACAGCACTTGTTGCATTG TTTGAAGATGTTCTGAGTCAGCCCGATCCAGGGGAAGATCTCAGGAAACTTGTCGACCTGAGGCTTGGCGATAATTACCCTCTTGATTCAATCCTCAAG ATGGCTCAGCTTGCCAGGGCTTGCACAGAAGCAGATCCTCAACTGAGGCCTAGCATGAGGGAGATTGTGGTAGTTCTCACAACACTTTCATCTGAAACAAAGGAATGGAATGTCAGCACATTCCGTAAAAATAAAGCTATGCTCAATTTAATGTCTGGAAAGTAG
- the LOC123218679 gene encoding malonyl-CoA decarboxylase, mitochondrial isoform X1 yields MNKKSLAILLRARMRPNNSTKLALAPLTNEVNLMQSSGSHAAQHVPENENKSRKEFEHVRESMRLAISMNKTEVLDTVLNDFSEGYFSLSYDNRRRLLLVLAKEFDLNRTQVRELIKQYLGVSGEEAQLAGAEEDGGYPAGFYRIERNLRHALKPMYESLFEQLNMHPGGLKFLSCLRADILSIIAEENIASLRALDSYLKEKLSTWLSPAVLELYQITWNDPASLLEKIVAYEAVHPISNLIDLKRRLGVGRRCFGYFHPAIPGEPLIFIEVALLKNVAQTIQEVLWNDPPIPECEATCALFYSISSTQPGLAGINLGKFLIKRVITLVKRDMPQISTFATLSPVPGYIQWLLPKLASQLKLAEVEGISQSLEDRSNSTFLDNLLEPEEEKALMDLSDCRESVAGRNGTDILLNLLTSRNHEWSNSDKLLSVLKAPLLRLCARYLLQEKKRGKALDSVANFHLQNGAMIERINWMADRSEKGLNQSAGIMVNYVYRLGHIEEYAQSYFSTGNIHASDDVRCYAEPSKGQDKKKNQIEDNMP; encoded by the exons ATGAACAAGAAGAGTTTAGCGATTCTGTTACGCGCCAGAATGAGACCTAACAACTCAACCAAACTGGCTCTCGCTCCTCTAACT AATGAGGTGAATCTGATGCAATCCTCTGGTTCACATGCTGCGCAACATGTTCCAGAGAATGAGAACAAGTCGCGGAA AGAATTTGAGCATGTACGAGAATCAATGCGCCTGGCGATATCAATGAATAAAACTGAAGTTTTAGATACAGTGCTTAATGATTTTTCAGAG GGATATTTTAGCCTTTCTTATGATAATCGTCGGAGACTACTGCTTGTACTAGCGAAAGAGTTTGATCTAAATAGAACACAAGTTCGCGAATTGATCAAGCAATATCTTGGAG TGTCAGGTGAGGAAGCACAATTAGCTGGCGCTGAAGAGGACGGTGGTTATCCTGCTGGTTTTTACCGAATTGAGCGGAATTTGAGACATGCTCTTAAGCCGATGTATGAATCTCTTTTTGAGCAGCTTAACATGCATCCTGGAGGGTTGAAGTTTCTATCATGTCTTCGAGCtgatattttatctattatcgC AGAGGAGAATATTGCATCCTTGCGAGCATTGGATTCCTACCTAAAGGAGAAACTTAGTACTTGGCTTAGTCCTGCGGTTTTGGAGCTATATCAAATTACTTGGAATGACCCAGCTTCTTTGCTGGAGAAAATTGTGGCTTACGAG gcTGTGCATCCAATCAGCAACCTTATAGATCTAAAAAGAAGGCTGGGGGTTGGCCGCCGGTGTTTTGGGTATTTTCATCCGGCAATACCTG GTGAACCTCTCATTTTTATTGAAGTTGCACTGTTGAAGAATGTAGCTCAGACAATTCAG GAAGTTTTATGGAATGATCCTCCCATACCTGAATGTGAAGCAACATGTGCATTGTTTTACTCTATATCCTCAACTCAG CCTGGCTTGGCAGGGATCAATCTAGGAAAGTTTCTAATTAAACGTGTGATTACCCTGGTGAAAAGAGATATGCCACAGATTTCT ACTTTTGCAACGCTTAGCCCAGTCCCAGGGTACATACAATGGCTTCTACCGAAGTTGGCATCTCAGTTGAAGCTAGCTGAAGTGGAGGGCATATCACAATCATTGGAAGATAGATCAAATTCTACTTTTCTGGACAATTTACTTGAaccagaagaagaaaaagcacTAATGGATTTATCCGA TTGCAGGGAGTCTGTTGCTGGGAGAAATGGCACAGATATATTGTTAAACTTGCTGACATCAAGAAACCACGAGTGGAGCAATTCAGACAAATTGCTTTCAGTTCTAAAAGCCCCTCTCTTACGACTTTGTGCCAG GTACCTTCtgcaagagaaaaaaagaggaaaGGCTCTAGACTCTGTTGCAAACTTTCATTTGCAAAATGGAGCG ATGATTGAAAGAATAAATTGGATGGCAGACCGATCAGAAAAAGGCCTTAATCAAAGTGCTGGCATCATGGTAAATTATGTGTAcag ACTAGGGCATATTGAAGAGTATGCTCAATCATATTTCAGCACTGGGAACATCCATGCATCCGATGATGTTCGCTGCTATGCTGAG CCGTCGAAGGGACAAGACAAGAAGAAAAACCAGATTGAGGATAATATGCCTTGA
- the LOC123218679 gene encoding malonyl-CoA decarboxylase, mitochondrial isoform X4 produces the protein MNKKSLAILLRARMRPNNSTKLALAPLTNEVNLMQSSGSHAAQHVPENENKSRKEFEHVRESMRLAISMNKTEVLDTVLNDFSEGYFSLSYDNRRRLLLVLAKEFDLNRTQVRELIKQYLGVSGEEAQLAGAEEDGGYPAGFYRIERNLRHALKPMYESLFEQLNMHPGGLKFLSCLRADILSIIAEENIASLRALDSYLKEKLSTWLSPAVLELYQITWNDPASLLEKIVAYEAVHPISNLIDLKRRLGVGRRCFGYFHPAIPGEPLIFIEVALLKNVAQTIQEVLWNDPPIPECEATCALFYSISSTQPGLAGINLGKFLIKRVITLVKRDMPQISTFATLSPVPGYIQWLLPKLASQLKLAEVEGISQSLEDRSNSTFLDNLLEPEEEKALMDLSDCRESVAGRNGTDILLNLLTSRNHEWSNSDKLLSVLKAPLLRLCAR, from the exons ATGAACAAGAAGAGTTTAGCGATTCTGTTACGCGCCAGAATGAGACCTAACAACTCAACCAAACTGGCTCTCGCTCCTCTAACT AATGAGGTGAATCTGATGCAATCCTCTGGTTCACATGCTGCGCAACATGTTCCAGAGAATGAGAACAAGTCGCGGAA AGAATTTGAGCATGTACGAGAATCAATGCGCCTGGCGATATCAATGAATAAAACTGAAGTTTTAGATACAGTGCTTAATGATTTTTCAGAG GGATATTTTAGCCTTTCTTATGATAATCGTCGGAGACTACTGCTTGTACTAGCGAAAGAGTTTGATCTAAATAGAACACAAGTTCGCGAATTGATCAAGCAATATCTTGGAG TGTCAGGTGAGGAAGCACAATTAGCTGGCGCTGAAGAGGACGGTGGTTATCCTGCTGGTTTTTACCGAATTGAGCGGAATTTGAGACATGCTCTTAAGCCGATGTATGAATCTCTTTTTGAGCAGCTTAACATGCATCCTGGAGGGTTGAAGTTTCTATCATGTCTTCGAGCtgatattttatctattatcgC AGAGGAGAATATTGCATCCTTGCGAGCATTGGATTCCTACCTAAAGGAGAAACTTAGTACTTGGCTTAGTCCTGCGGTTTTGGAGCTATATCAAATTACTTGGAATGACCCAGCTTCTTTGCTGGAGAAAATTGTGGCTTACGAG gcTGTGCATCCAATCAGCAACCTTATAGATCTAAAAAGAAGGCTGGGGGTTGGCCGCCGGTGTTTTGGGTATTTTCATCCGGCAATACCTG GTGAACCTCTCATTTTTATTGAAGTTGCACTGTTGAAGAATGTAGCTCAGACAATTCAG GAAGTTTTATGGAATGATCCTCCCATACCTGAATGTGAAGCAACATGTGCATTGTTTTACTCTATATCCTCAACTCAG CCTGGCTTGGCAGGGATCAATCTAGGAAAGTTTCTAATTAAACGTGTGATTACCCTGGTGAAAAGAGATATGCCACAGATTTCT ACTTTTGCAACGCTTAGCCCAGTCCCAGGGTACATACAATGGCTTCTACCGAAGTTGGCATCTCAGTTGAAGCTAGCTGAAGTGGAGGGCATATCACAATCATTGGAAGATAGATCAAATTCTACTTTTCTGGACAATTTACTTGAaccagaagaagaaaaagcacTAATGGATTTATCCGA TTGCAGGGAGTCTGTTGCTGGGAGAAATGGCACAGATATATTGTTAAACTTGCTGACATCAAGAAACCACGAGTGGAGCAATTCAGACAAATTGCTTTCAGTTCTAAAAGCCCCTCTCTTACGACTTTGTGCCAG ATGA
- the LOC123218681 gene encoding chitin elicitor receptor kinase 1-like isoform X1: MRELESKFTFFMLIFVWASGVESKCSKGCDLALASYYIWNGTNLKFIADLFDTKIENILSFNPDVPDKDKVQIGSRIDVPFNCNCIEKQFLGHRFAYHINTGDSYSKIGEKYYANLTTVAWLTDSNIYDANNIPNVDTTIDVIVNCSCGDKKVSKEYGLFVTYPLRPGENLTSIANQSGVPSELLQKYNPSSDFSSGSGLVYIPGRDQTGNFPRLKISTGISSGVIAGIAVGVAGVLFLAFCLCAGFYKRKKGMEVSFLPEASKAPGNSLGSGRTTRKASETTALVASPGLTSITVDKSVEFSYEELAKATNDFSMANKIGQGGFGAVYYGELRGEKAAIKKMEMRASKEFYAELKILTNVHHLNLVRLMGYCADGSLFLVYEFIENGDLSQHLRGSDKEPLPWSTRMQIALDSATGLEYIHEHTVPVYIHRDIKSANILLDKNFRAKVGDFGLTKLTKSEDKSSVTKHPIGTIGYMSPEYFQYGEVSPKVDVYAFGVVLFEIISAKGAIMKRNEALTQPTALVALFEDVLSQPDPGEDLRKLVDLRLGDNYPLDSILKMAQLARACTEADPQLRPSMREIVVVLTTLSSETKEWNVSTFRKNKAMLNLMSGK; the protein is encoded by the exons ATGAGAGAACTTGaatcaaaatttacattttttatgcTAATCTTCGTGTGGGCGAGTGGGGTTGAATCTAAGTGCAGCAAAGGATGTGATCTTGCTTTAGCTTCATACTACATATGGAATGgaacaaatttaaaattcatagCAGATTTGTTTGATACTAAGATAGAGAACATTCTAAGCTTCAATCCTGATGTGCCTGACAAAGACAAAGTCCAGATTGGTTCAAGAATCGATGTTCCTTTCAATTGCAATTGCATTGAGAAACAATTTCTTGGTCACAGATTTGCATATCACATAAACACTGGTGACAGTTACAGCAAGATTGGTGAGAAATACTATGCAAATCTTACCACAGTTGCATGGCTGACAGATTCTAATATTTATGATGCGAATAATATACCGAATGTTGATACAACCATAGATGTTATTGTGAATTGTTCTTGTGGAGACAAGAAAGTTTCAAAGGAGTATGGGCTGTTTGTGACTTACCCTCTTAGGCCTGGTGAGAATTTGACAAGCATTGCTAATCAGTCTGGCGTTCCTTCAGAGTTGTTGCAGAAGTATAATCCCAGTTCGGATTTTAGCAGTGGAAGTGGTTTGGTTTATATTCCAGGAAGAG ATCAAACTGGAAACTTCCCACGACTAAAGATAAG CACAG GAATTTCAAGCGGGGTTATTGCTGGCATAGCTGTAGGAGTTGCTGGTGTTCTATTTCTGGCATTTTGTCTATGTGCTGGGttttataaaaggaaaaagggCATGGAGGTGTCATTTCTCCCAGAAGCATCAAAAGCGCCTGGTAATTCTTTAG GTTCCGGAAGAACTACACGAAAAGCTTCAGAAACAACTGCACTTGTTGCTTCTCCTGGGCTCACAAGTATTACGGTGGACAAATCCGTGGAGTTCTCCTATGAAGAGCTCGCCAAGGCTACTAATGACTTTAGTATGGCTAATAAGATTGGACAAGGTGGCTTTGGAGCTGTTTACTATGGAGAACTAAGAGGCGAG AAAGCTGCAATCAAGAAGATGGAAATGAGAGCATCAAAAGAATTTTATGCTGAACTCAAGATTTTGACTAATGTTCATCATTTGAACCTG GTGCGCCTAATGGGATATTGCGCTGATGGCTCTTTGTTTTTGGTCTATGAGTTCATTGAGAATGGAGATCTAAGTCAGCATTTACGAGGTTCAGACAAGGAGCCATTGCCCTGGTCAACTAGAATGCAAATTGCCTTAGATTCAGCCACAGGACTTGAATATATCCATGAACATACTGTTCCTGTCTACATTCATCGTGATATCAAATCGGCAAACATATTATTAGACAAAAACTTTCGGGCAAAG GTAGGTGATTTTGGATTAACTAAACTGACTAAATCTGAAGACAAGTCATCGGTCACAAAACACCCTATTGGTACAATTGGATACATGTCTCCTGA GTATTTTCAATATGGCGAAGTTTCTCCCAAGGTAGATGTGTATGCTTTCGGCGTTGTTCTCTTTGAAATTATCTCTGCCAAGGGAGCTATTATGAAGAGAAATGAAGCCCTAACTCAACCTACAGCACTTGTTGCATTG TTTGAAGATGTTCTGAGTCAGCCCGATCCAGGGGAAGATCTCAGGAAACTTGTCGACCTGAGGCTTGGCGATAATTACCCTCTTGATTCAATCCTCAAG ATGGCTCAGCTTGCCAGGGCTTGCACAGAAGCAGATCCTCAACTGAGGCCTAGCATGAGGGAGATTGTGGTAGTTCTCACAACACTTTCATCTGAAACAAAGGAATGGAATGTCAGCACATTCCGTAAAAATAAAGCTATGCTCAATTTAATGTCTGGAAAGTAG
- the LOC123218679 gene encoding malonyl-CoA decarboxylase, mitochondrial isoform X2, translating to MNKKSLAILLRARMRPNNSTKLALAPLTNEVNLMQSSGSHAAQHVPENENKSRKEFEHVRESMRLAISMNKTEVLDTVLNDFSEGYFSLSYDNRRRLLLVLAKEFDLNRTQVRELIKQYLGVSGEEAQLAGAEEDGGYPAGFYRIERNLRHALKPMYESLFEQLNMHPGGLKFLSCLRADILSIIAEENIASLRALDSYLKEKLSTWLSPAVLELYQITWNDPASLLEKIVAYEAVHPISNLIDLKRRLGVGRRCFGYFHPAIPGEPLIFIEVALLKNVAQTIQEVLWNDPPIPECEATCALFYSISSTQPGLAGINLGKFLIKRVITLVKRDMPQISTFATLSPVPGYIQWLLPKLASQLKLAEVEGISQSLEDRSNSTFLDNLLEPEEEKALMDLSEESVAGRNGTDILLNLLTSRNHEWSNSDKLLSVLKAPLLRLCARYLLQEKKRGKALDSVANFHLQNGAMIERINWMADRSEKGLNQSAGIMVNYVYRLGHIEEYAQSYFSTGNIHASDDVRCYAEPSKGQDKKKNQIEDNMP from the exons ATGAACAAGAAGAGTTTAGCGATTCTGTTACGCGCCAGAATGAGACCTAACAACTCAACCAAACTGGCTCTCGCTCCTCTAACT AATGAGGTGAATCTGATGCAATCCTCTGGTTCACATGCTGCGCAACATGTTCCAGAGAATGAGAACAAGTCGCGGAA AGAATTTGAGCATGTACGAGAATCAATGCGCCTGGCGATATCAATGAATAAAACTGAAGTTTTAGATACAGTGCTTAATGATTTTTCAGAG GGATATTTTAGCCTTTCTTATGATAATCGTCGGAGACTACTGCTTGTACTAGCGAAAGAGTTTGATCTAAATAGAACACAAGTTCGCGAATTGATCAAGCAATATCTTGGAG TGTCAGGTGAGGAAGCACAATTAGCTGGCGCTGAAGAGGACGGTGGTTATCCTGCTGGTTTTTACCGAATTGAGCGGAATTTGAGACATGCTCTTAAGCCGATGTATGAATCTCTTTTTGAGCAGCTTAACATGCATCCTGGAGGGTTGAAGTTTCTATCATGTCTTCGAGCtgatattttatctattatcgC AGAGGAGAATATTGCATCCTTGCGAGCATTGGATTCCTACCTAAAGGAGAAACTTAGTACTTGGCTTAGTCCTGCGGTTTTGGAGCTATATCAAATTACTTGGAATGACCCAGCTTCTTTGCTGGAGAAAATTGTGGCTTACGAG gcTGTGCATCCAATCAGCAACCTTATAGATCTAAAAAGAAGGCTGGGGGTTGGCCGCCGGTGTTTTGGGTATTTTCATCCGGCAATACCTG GTGAACCTCTCATTTTTATTGAAGTTGCACTGTTGAAGAATGTAGCTCAGACAATTCAG GAAGTTTTATGGAATGATCCTCCCATACCTGAATGTGAAGCAACATGTGCATTGTTTTACTCTATATCCTCAACTCAG CCTGGCTTGGCAGGGATCAATCTAGGAAAGTTTCTAATTAAACGTGTGATTACCCTGGTGAAAAGAGATATGCCACAGATTTCT ACTTTTGCAACGCTTAGCCCAGTCCCAGGGTACATACAATGGCTTCTACCGAAGTTGGCATCTCAGTTGAAGCTAGCTGAAGTGGAGGGCATATCACAATCATTGGAAGATAGATCAAATTCTACTTTTCTGGACAATTTACTTGAaccagaagaagaaaaagcacTAATGGATTTATCCGA GGAGTCTGTTGCTGGGAGAAATGGCACAGATATATTGTTAAACTTGCTGACATCAAGAAACCACGAGTGGAGCAATTCAGACAAATTGCTTTCAGTTCTAAAAGCCCCTCTCTTACGACTTTGTGCCAG GTACCTTCtgcaagagaaaaaaagaggaaaGGCTCTAGACTCTGTTGCAAACTTTCATTTGCAAAATGGAGCG ATGATTGAAAGAATAAATTGGATGGCAGACCGATCAGAAAAAGGCCTTAATCAAAGTGCTGGCATCATGGTAAATTATGTGTAcag ACTAGGGCATATTGAAGAGTATGCTCAATCATATTTCAGCACTGGGAACATCCATGCATCCGATGATGTTCGCTGCTATGCTGAG CCGTCGAAGGGACAAGACAAGAAGAAAAACCAGATTGAGGATAATATGCCTTGA
- the LOC123218679 gene encoding malonyl-CoA decarboxylase, mitochondrial isoform X3 — MNKKSLAILLRARMRPNNSTKLALAPLTNEVNLMQSSGSHAAQHVPENENKSRKEFEHVRESMRLAISMNKTEVLDTVLNDFSEGYFSLSYDNRRRLLLVLAKEFDLNRTQVRELIKQYLGGEEAQLAGAEEDGGYPAGFYRIERNLRHALKPMYESLFEQLNMHPGGLKFLSCLRADILSIIAEENIASLRALDSYLKEKLSTWLSPAVLELYQITWNDPASLLEKIVAYEAVHPISNLIDLKRRLGVGRRCFGYFHPAIPGEPLIFIEVALLKNVAQTIQEVLWNDPPIPECEATCALFYSISSTQPGLAGINLGKFLIKRVITLVKRDMPQISTFATLSPVPGYIQWLLPKLASQLKLAEVEGISQSLEDRSNSTFLDNLLEPEEEKALMDLSDCRESVAGRNGTDILLNLLTSRNHEWSNSDKLLSVLKAPLLRLCARYLLQEKKRGKALDSVANFHLQNGAMIERINWMADRSEKGLNQSAGIMVNYVYRLGHIEEYAQSYFSTGNIHASDDVRCYAEPSKGQDKKKNQIEDNMP; from the exons ATGAACAAGAAGAGTTTAGCGATTCTGTTACGCGCCAGAATGAGACCTAACAACTCAACCAAACTGGCTCTCGCTCCTCTAACT AATGAGGTGAATCTGATGCAATCCTCTGGTTCACATGCTGCGCAACATGTTCCAGAGAATGAGAACAAGTCGCGGAA AGAATTTGAGCATGTACGAGAATCAATGCGCCTGGCGATATCAATGAATAAAACTGAAGTTTTAGATACAGTGCTTAATGATTTTTCAGAG GGATATTTTAGCCTTTCTTATGATAATCGTCGGAGACTACTGCTTGTACTAGCGAAAGAGTTTGATCTAAATAGAACACAAGTTCGCGAATTGATCAAGCAATATCTTGGAG GTGAGGAAGCACAATTAGCTGGCGCTGAAGAGGACGGTGGTTATCCTGCTGGTTTTTACCGAATTGAGCGGAATTTGAGACATGCTCTTAAGCCGATGTATGAATCTCTTTTTGAGCAGCTTAACATGCATCCTGGAGGGTTGAAGTTTCTATCATGTCTTCGAGCtgatattttatctattatcgC AGAGGAGAATATTGCATCCTTGCGAGCATTGGATTCCTACCTAAAGGAGAAACTTAGTACTTGGCTTAGTCCTGCGGTTTTGGAGCTATATCAAATTACTTGGAATGACCCAGCTTCTTTGCTGGAGAAAATTGTGGCTTACGAG gcTGTGCATCCAATCAGCAACCTTATAGATCTAAAAAGAAGGCTGGGGGTTGGCCGCCGGTGTTTTGGGTATTTTCATCCGGCAATACCTG GTGAACCTCTCATTTTTATTGAAGTTGCACTGTTGAAGAATGTAGCTCAGACAATTCAG GAAGTTTTATGGAATGATCCTCCCATACCTGAATGTGAAGCAACATGTGCATTGTTTTACTCTATATCCTCAACTCAG CCTGGCTTGGCAGGGATCAATCTAGGAAAGTTTCTAATTAAACGTGTGATTACCCTGGTGAAAAGAGATATGCCACAGATTTCT ACTTTTGCAACGCTTAGCCCAGTCCCAGGGTACATACAATGGCTTCTACCGAAGTTGGCATCTCAGTTGAAGCTAGCTGAAGTGGAGGGCATATCACAATCATTGGAAGATAGATCAAATTCTACTTTTCTGGACAATTTACTTGAaccagaagaagaaaaagcacTAATGGATTTATCCGA TTGCAGGGAGTCTGTTGCTGGGAGAAATGGCACAGATATATTGTTAAACTTGCTGACATCAAGAAACCACGAGTGGAGCAATTCAGACAAATTGCTTTCAGTTCTAAAAGCCCCTCTCTTACGACTTTGTGCCAG GTACCTTCtgcaagagaaaaaaagaggaaaGGCTCTAGACTCTGTTGCAAACTTTCATTTGCAAAATGGAGCG ATGATTGAAAGAATAAATTGGATGGCAGACCGATCAGAAAAAGGCCTTAATCAAAGTGCTGGCATCATGGTAAATTATGTGTAcag ACTAGGGCATATTGAAGAGTATGCTCAATCATATTTCAGCACTGGGAACATCCATGCATCCGATGATGTTCGCTGCTATGCTGAG CCGTCGAAGGGACAAGACAAGAAGAAAAACCAGATTGAGGATAATATGCCTTGA